From a single Girardinichthys multiradiatus isolate DD_20200921_A chromosome 17, DD_fGirMul_XY1, whole genome shotgun sequence genomic region:
- the socs2 gene encoding suppressor of cytokine signaling 2 has protein sequence MTCQSSESPEAIEDDRRADDGARTEESDESRVAWAMKELRKTGWYWGSLTANEAKEILQDSSEGTFLLRDSSQVDYLFTISTMTSAGPTNLRIEFRHGKFKLDSVVLVKPKLKQFDSVVHLVEHYVQLSRTTSKATTATAGPNGTVQLLLTKPVYTTTPSLQHLCRIIINRTAQSVQDLPIPSRLKDYMTDYTYNL, from the exons ATGACCTGCCAGTCCTCTGAATCCCCCGAAGCCATTGAGGATGACAGAAGAGCCGACGACGGCGCCAGAACCGAGGAGTCGGATGAGAGCCGCGTTGCCTGGGCCATGAAGGAGCTCAGGAAAACAG GTTGGTACTGGGGCAGCTTGACTGCTAACGAGGCCAAAGAGATCCTGCAGGACTCCTCGGAGGGCACCTTCCTGCTCCGGGATAGCTCTCAGGTGGATTACCTGTTCACCATCTCCACCATGACGTCGGCAGGTCCCACCAACCTGCGGATCGAGTTCAGACACGGAAAGTTCAAGCTGGACTCTGTGGTCCTGGTCAAGCCCAAGCTGAAGCAGTTCGACAGCGTGGTGCACCTGGTGGAGCACTACGTCCAGCTGTCCAGGACCACCAGCAAGGCCACCACGGCGACGGCGGGTCCCAATGGCACCGTGCAGCTGCTCCTCACTAAACCCGTGTACACCACCACGCCATCGCTGCAGCACCTCTGTCGCATCATCATCAACAGGACGGCTCAGAGCGTCCAGGATCTGCCCATCCCCAGCCGACTGAAGGACTACATGACAGACTACACCTACAACTTGTAG